The Acetivibrio saccincola genome window below encodes:
- the truB gene encoding tRNA pseudouridine(55) synthase TruB, translated as MNGVINVLKPTGMTSFDVVAYLRRILKIKKVGHTGTLDPCAAGVLPVCLGKATKAVEFLIDKDKIYRAGLKLGISTDTQDATGKIIKESPVDVSKDEIERAIMSFVGKYSQVPPMYSAIKVNGKKLYDIAREGKVIDRKPREVEIYSIDIIQIKKDSVIFDVECSKGTYIRTLCDDIGNKLGCGGHMSFLLRKKAGVFDLSTTLTLEEIRELAAQGTLQEKIIPVDEIFKDYDKIVLNLKDTKKFTNGAKIKISDEFKKKKNLRVYGWDGKFLAFGQVIKFNEDILLKSRKMFI; from the coding sequence ATGAACGGTGTAATTAATGTACTAAAGCCAACTGGCATGACTTCCTTTGATGTGGTTGCATATTTAAGAAGAATACTTAAAATAAAAAAGGTAGGGCACACCGGGACACTGGATCCTTGTGCTGCAGGGGTTCTTCCTGTTTGTTTGGGCAAGGCTACTAAGGCTGTTGAATTTTTAATAGATAAGGACAAAATTTACAGGGCTGGGCTTAAATTGGGTATTTCCACTGATACCCAGGATGCAACAGGTAAAATAATAAAAGAAAGCCCTGTTGATGTTTCAAAAGATGAAATAGAAAGGGCTATAATGTCTTTTGTTGGAAAATACAGCCAGGTACCTCCTATGTATTCTGCCATAAAGGTTAATGGGAAAAAACTATACGACATTGCAAGGGAAGGAAAGGTTATAGACAGAAAGCCCAGAGAAGTGGAAATTTATTCTATTGACATTATACAAATAAAAAAAGATTCAGTTATTTTTGATGTAGAGTGTTCAAAGGGGACTTATATCAGGACTCTTTGCGATGATATAGGGAACAAATTAGGCTGCGGAGGGCATATGTCCTTCCTGCTTAGAAAGAAAGCCGGGGTTTTTGACCTTTCCACTACACTGACTTTGGAAGAAATAAGGGAGCTGGCTGCCCAAGGCACCCTGCAGGAAAAAATAATCCCGGTGGATGAAATATTTAAGGATTATGATAAAATAGTGCTGAATTTAAAGGATACAAAGAAATTTACAAACGGTGCAAAGATAAAAATAAGTGATGAATTCAAAAAAAAGAAAAACCTAAGGGTTTATGGATGGGATGGCAAATTTTTGGCATTTGGCCAAGTGATTAAATTTAACGAAGATATTTTACTAAAGTCAAGAAAAATGTTTATATGA
- the yfmF gene encoding EF-P 5-aminopentanol modification-associated protein YfmF: MFKDSQAKKIASFNGITLFWIPTNKFKTNSINIFFHDNLTNANASKNALIPAVLRRGCTKYPSIRDISLYLDELYGTSFDCGVTKKGENQIIQFYIEYISDKYISENIDITKKAFDFLMEIITEPVLEDGCFKNEYVAQETEKMKELIKGRVNNKMHYAVERCLEEVCKGEPFGIYDYGSLENLESINCKDLYEHYLKFIKTLPMYVFVSGDLKPEDIDYIKDNLFKIDREEVIDIKEAEIEIAVDKVKNVTETFDVNQGKLSLGFRTNTYPNDEEYYKLILYNSILGGGVHSKLFQNVREKEGLAYYVFSRLEKFKGLMVISSGIEIENKDKTIEIINKQLEDIAKGNITEYEYEAAQKSIETGIKSIKDSQLQLVDFYLSQYITKSEDTPDMVIEKVKNASIKEVADIALKVKLDTIYFITNNEKEI, translated from the coding sequence ATGTTTAAAGACAGCCAGGCTAAAAAGATAGCATCTTTTAATGGAATAACCCTATTTTGGATACCAACAAATAAGTTTAAAACCAATTCAATAAATATTTTTTTCCACGATAATTTAACAAATGCAAATGCATCAAAAAATGCGTTGATTCCTGCAGTTTTAAGAAGAGGATGTACTAAATATCCTTCCATCCGGGATATTTCCCTTTATTTAGATGAGCTATACGGGACTTCATTTGACTGCGGAGTGACAAAAAAAGGGGAGAATCAGATAATTCAGTTTTATATAGAGTATATTTCAGATAAATACATCAGTGAGAATATTGATATAACTAAAAAGGCTTTTGACTTTTTGATGGAAATTATAACAGAACCTGTTTTAGAAGACGGATGTTTTAAAAATGAATATGTTGCCCAGGAAACAGAGAAAATGAAAGAGTTAATTAAAGGTCGGGTAAACAATAAAATGCACTATGCTGTAGAAAGGTGCTTAGAAGAGGTTTGTAAAGGTGAGCCCTTTGGAATATATGACTATGGAAGCTTGGAAAATTTAGAATCAATAAATTGCAAAGACTTATATGAACACTATTTAAAATTTATAAAAACCCTTCCTATGTATGTTTTTGTATCAGGGGATTTAAAACCTGAAGATATAGACTATATTAAAGATAACTTGTTTAAAATAGACAGGGAAGAAGTAATAGACATAAAGGAAGCAGAAATAGAAATTGCAGTGGACAAGGTAAAAAATGTAACAGAAACTTTTGATGTAAATCAAGGAAAACTCTCACTAGGGTTTAGAACAAATACTTACCCAAATGATGAAGAGTATTATAAATTAATTTTATATAACAGCATATTAGGCGGGGGAGTGCACTCAAAACTATTTCAAAATGTAAGGGAGAAAGAAGGTCTTGCTTATTATGTTTTTTCTCGCCTTGAAAAATTTAAAGGGCTTATGGTTATAAGCAGCGGTATTGAAATTGAAAATAAAGATAAGACAATTGAAATAATAAATAAACAGTTAGAAGATATAGCAAAAGGGAATATTACAGAATATGAATATGAAGCGGCACAAAAAAGCATTGAAACAGGTATAAAATCCATTAAAGACAGCCAGCTTCAATTAGTTGATTTTTACTTAAGTCAGTATATTACAAAATCAGAAGATACTCCGGATATGGTTATTGAGAAGGTAAAAAATGCATCAATAAAAGAGGTGGCTGATATTGCATTAAAGGTAAAACTTGATACAATTTATTTTATTACAAACAATGAGAAGGAAATTTAA
- a CDS encoding bifunctional riboflavin kinase/FAD synthetase, translated as MKTIYASTSDYSFKKPTGVGLGNFDGLHLGHMALIDTLINESDLHSLESVVYTFVKHPENIIRKKLFTPLITTLEKKIEILSKRGLDYVYFEKFDEKYSRIKPEDFVEGILVKKLKMKLAVAGYDYRFGYKGEGDINLLKELGKRHGFKVIVIPPVKLEDEIVSSTNIRKYIKKGDMHKAFLHLGRHYSIKGQVERGKGIGRTLGFPTANISPKSYLVFPKKGVYITKVKIEDCIYPSVTNVGNNPTFGGNSYISVETFIMDFNKDIYGKEIEVFFIEKIRNEKKFSTIEELIIEMKKDLLKARKYFRSEYCT; from the coding sequence ATGAAAACAATATATGCTTCAACTTCAGATTACAGTTTTAAAAAACCCACAGGAGTAGGTTTGGGGAACTTTGACGGTTTACATTTAGGACATATGGCACTTATAGATACATTGATAAATGAATCAGATTTGCATTCCTTAGAATCTGTGGTGTATACATTTGTGAAGCATCCGGAGAATATAATCAGGAAAAAGCTTTTTACACCCTTAATAACCACATTGGAAAAAAAGATAGAGATTTTAAGCAAAAGAGGACTTGATTATGTATATTTTGAAAAATTTGACGAGAAATATTCAAGAATCAAGCCTGAGGATTTTGTAGAAGGTATTCTTGTAAAAAAGCTAAAAATGAAGCTTGCGGTGGCAGGCTACGACTACAGGTTTGGCTATAAGGGTGAGGGGGATATAAATCTTTTAAAGGAACTTGGAAAAAGACATGGTTTTAAAGTAATAGTTATACCACCTGTCAAACTAGAGGATGAAATAGTAAGCAGCACCAATATAAGAAAGTACATAAAAAAAGGGGATATGCATAAGGCTTTCTTGCATTTAGGAAGACATTATTCCATAAAAGGGCAGGTGGAAAGAGGAAAGGGAATAGGAAGGACTTTAGGTTTTCCCACAGCAAATATAAGTCCTAAGAGCTATCTGGTTTTTCCTAAAAAGGGAGTGTACATAACTAAAGTAAAAATTGAAGACTGTATTTATCCTAGTGTAACTAACGTGGGGAATAATCCTACTTTTGGAGGAAATAGCTATATAAGTGTAGAAACTTTTATAATGGATTTTAATAAGGATATTTATGGCAAAGAAATAGAGGTCTTTTTTATTGAAAAAATCAGAAATGAGAAAAAGTTTAGCACTATAGAAGAGCTTATTATAGAAATGAAAAAAGATTTATTAAAGGCCAGGAAATATTTTAGGAGTGAATATTGTACATGA
- a CDS encoding quinate 5-dehydrogenase, protein MKRIVSVSIGSSLRDESVEIDILGEKHHIQRIGTDGDIEKAISIIKELDGKVDAFGVGGIDLYLTGVTNKKHVIKEAIPIINAPKITPICDGSGVKNTLEYRVINYLRDNNIIPLKDKKVLVTCATDRFRMTEAFIENDCNVLIGDLIFALGIPMTIKKIEVFKVLLKIFIPLISKLPFKILYPTGSKQSENNHEKFKKYYENADIIAGDFHYIKKYMPKSLEGKIIITNTVTSKDVSLLKSLGVDTLVTTTPNWGGRSFGTNVVEAIILSNLKKKWDDLKESDYNLMIDKLGIMPRIVRFKES, encoded by the coding sequence ATGAAGAGAATTGTAAGTGTAAGTATCGGTTCTTCACTTCGTGATGAGAGTGTAGAGATTGACATTTTAGGGGAGAAGCATCACATCCAAAGAATTGGAACGGACGGGGATATAGAAAAAGCAATTTCCATAATAAAGGAATTAGATGGAAAAGTTGATGCATTTGGTGTAGGAGGAATAGATTTATATCTTACCGGGGTTACCAACAAAAAACATGTAATAAAAGAGGCTATTCCAATAATTAATGCACCCAAAATTACGCCTATATGCGATGGAAGCGGGGTTAAAAATACGCTTGAATACAGGGTTATAAATTACCTGAGGGATAATAATATAATCCCCCTTAAAGACAAAAAAGTATTGGTAACATGTGCTACAGACAGGTTCAGGATGACAGAAGCTTTTATAGAAAATGATTGTAATGTTTTAATAGGGGATTTGATTTTTGCATTAGGTATACCTATGACTATAAAAAAAATAGAGGTTTTTAAGGTACTCCTTAAAATTTTTATACCTCTTATATCAAAACTGCCTTTTAAAATACTGTATCCTACAGGAAGCAAGCAAAGTGAAAATAACCATGAAAAATTTAAAAAGTATTATGAAAATGCAGATATAATAGCAGGGGATTTTCACTATATAAAAAAATATATGCCAAAATCCTTAGAGGGGAAAATAATTATTACAAACACAGTGACATCTAAAGATGTAAGCCTTCTTAAAAGTTTAGGTGTTGATACCCTTGTTACAACCACACCTAACTGGGGTGGAAGGTCTTTTGGTACTAATGTGGTAGAGGCAATAATATTAAGTAATCTTAAAAAGAAATGGGATGATTTAAAGGAAAGTGATTATAACTTAATGATAGATAAATTAGGAATTATGCCAAGAATAGTACGTTTTAAAGAGTCTTAA